A stretch of the Panicum virgatum strain AP13 chromosome 9N, P.virgatum_v5, whole genome shotgun sequence genome encodes the following:
- the LOC120688695 gene encoding uncharacterized PE-PGRS family protein PE_PGRS24-like, whose protein sequence is MTPRGTACSVDGGGTGGCGGGEGAGGVAGVACGGVDGAGGSTGGTGVGGAGMGGVDVGGDAGAGILVVVAAVGAGEDAYMESSLAKISATMEDAVAGRADVGSAAGANLRLMAATNPAHEAQEYH, encoded by the coding sequence ATGACCCCGCGGGGCACGGCGTGCAGCGTGGATGGTGGAGGCACCGGCGGTTGCGGCGGAGGGGAAGGCGCCGGCGGAGTCGCTGGCGTCGCCTGCGGCGGAGTAGATGGCGCCGGCGGGTCCACAGGCGGTACTGGTGTGGGAGGCGCCGGCATGGGAGGCGTCGATGTCGGGGGTGATGCAGGGGCAGGCATCCTTGTCGTTGTGGCCGCAGTGGGTGCCGGTGAGGATGCGTACATGGAGTCGAGCTTGGCGAAGATCTCGGCGACGATGGAAGATGCAGTCGCAGGCCGTGCTGATGTTGGTTCGGCGGCCGGTGCAAACTTGCGGTTGATGGCGGCAACAAATCCTGCCCACGAAGCCCAGGAGTACCACTGA
- the LOC120692358 gene encoding 65-kDa microtubule-associated protein 6-like, producing MGEAVTAAELLYGMPLLRSVTGGDGGGGGGAEPGRCGALLAELKQLWGEIGKSRDERERMVRELEAECMRVYRRKVDEATGERALLHQSLAAGEAEIAALTAALGADNSPQLKVNKWTMSLTERVSSATSLLEELRAIKAERSRQFADIKWEIEKISAEIAGRSYGYEGSPRASEVEEHDLTIRRLNEYKARLTNLQKEKTERLHRVLEHVTEVHSLCDVLGEDFIAIVNEVHPGLHETADPGKPTSISDSTLGSLAQVMAMLASEKAKRAAMLREAVVPLVELWELMDSPEEERRGFRKVTAVLNPAKEEALSSGVLSVATIKKTEEEVERLTRLKASRMKELVLKRRLELENICRSMHVEPDASTVPEKSIALIDSGLVNPSELMASIDEQIAKAREELQSRKDIMDRINKWLLACEEEQWLEEYSMDENRFSTGRIARLNLKRAEKARLIISKIPAIVDNLMSRTLAWESERKKPFLYDGARLVAVLEEHKHARLRQEEERRRLREQKKLRTLLSEKEAMPHLKRPGSSFGRACAEPCAANRKRVDAGRPAPSVRSGASSSGSGGSGGAAELLMRPRSSAAGHCGEFLKGARRLSGPPFSYAAVPKGCGGGGMSSSLALS from the exons ATGGGAGAGGCCGTCACCGCCGCGGAGCTGCTCTACGGGATGCCGTTGCTTCGAtcggtcaccggcggcgacgggggtggcggaggaggcgcgGAGCCCGGCAGATGCGGCGCGCTGCTCGCGGAGCTCAAG CAACTGTGGGGGGAGATCGGGAAGAGCCGGGACGAGCGGGAGCGGATGGTGCGGGAGCTGGAGGCCGAGTGCATGCGCGTGTACCGCCGCAAGGTGGACGAGGCCACCGGCGAGCGGGCGCTGCTGCACCAGTcgctcgccgccggggaggcCGAGATCGCCGCGCTCAccgccgcgctcggcgccgACAACAGCCCGCAGCTCAAG GTGAACAAATGGACCATGTCTTTGACCGAACGGGTGTCATCGGCCACATCCCTGCTGGAAGAACTGAGGGCGATAAAAGCAGAACGGAGTAGGCAGTTCGCCGACATCAAGTGGGAAATCGAGAAGATCAGCGCTGAAATTGCAGGGAGGAGCTACGGCTACGAGGGCTCCCCGAGGGCCAGCGAGGTGGAGGAGCATGACCTGACGATCAGGAGGCTGAACGAGTACAAGGCACGCCTGACCAATCTGCAGAAAGAGAAG ACTGAGCGGCTCCACAGGGTCCTGGAGCACGTCACGGAGGTGCACTCGCTGTGCGACGTGCTCGGCGAGGACTTCATCGCCATCGTGAACGAGGTCCACCCGGGGCTGCACGAGACGGCCGACCCCGGCAAGCCCACCAGCATCAGCGACAGCACGCTGGGCAGCCTCGCGCAGGTCATGGCGATGCTCGCGTCGGAGAAGGCCAAGCGAGCAGCCATG CTGCGAGAGGCCGTGGTGCCGCTGGTGGAGCTCTGGGAGCTGATGGactcgccggaggaggagcggcggggaTTCAGGAAGGTGACGGCCGTTCTGAACCCTGCCAAGGAGGAGGCCCTGTCCTCCGGTGTCCTGTCCGTAGCAACCATAAAGAAG acggaggaggaggtggagaggcTGACGAGGCTCAAGGCCAGCCGGATGAAGGAGCTGGTGCTCAAGAGGCGGCTGGAGCTGGAGAACATCTGCCGGAGCATGCACGTGGAGCCCGATGCGAGCACCGTGCCGGAGAAGTCCATTGCGCTGATCGATTCAG GCCTTGTGAATCCTTCTGAGCTCATGGCCAGCATCGACGAGCAGATCGCCAAGGCCAGGGAAGAGCTCCAGTCCAGGAAGGACATCATGGACAGGATAAACAAGTGGCTGTTGGCTTGTGAGGAGGAGCAATGGCTCGAGGAGTACAGCATG GATGAGAACAGGTTCAGCACTGGCAGAATTGCGCGGCTCAACTTGAAACGCGCCGAGAAAGCAAGGCTTATCATCTCCAAGATCCCAG CCATCGTTGACAACCTGATGAGCCGAACGCTCGCGTGGGAGAGCGAGAGGAAGAAGCCGTTCCTGTACGACGGGGCTCGCCTGGTGGCCGTCCTGGAGGAGCACAAGCACGCCAGGCTGaggcaggaggaggagaggaggcgacTCAGG GAGCAGAAGAAGCTCCGCACCCTGCTGAGCGAGAAGGAGGCGATGCCGCACCTGAAGCGGCCCGGCAGCAGCTTCGGCCGGGCGTGCGCCGAGCCCTGCGCCGCGAACCGGAAGCGGGTGGACGCGGGCAGGCCCGCGCCGTCCGTGCGCAGCGGCGCGTCctccagcggcagcggcggcagcggcggcgcggccgagctCCTGATGCGGCCCCGGTCCTCGGCGGCAGGGCACTGCGGCGAGTTCCTCAAGGGCGCGAGGCGGCTCTCCGGGCCGCCGTTCAGCTACGCCGCCGTGCCcaagggctgcggcggcggcggcatgtccTCGTCGCTGGCGCTGTCTTGA
- the LOC120692635 gene encoding cortical cell-delineating protein-like, with the protein MAPRSAAALLLAAALLLSSAGVAVVRGQQQGNPCPTNALADLKVCADVLVLLKLKINVPPTQQCCPLLGNLVNLDLAACLCAAIRLNVLGIPVNLPLDVPLVLNYCGRNASAVPGSNCS; encoded by the coding sequence ATGGCTCCGagatccgcggcggcgctcctcctcgcggcggcgctgctgctctcgtcggcgggcgtcgccgtcgtccgcGGGCAGCAGCAGGGCAACCCGTGCCCGACGAACGCGCTGGCGGACCTCAAGGTGTGCGCCGACGTGCTCGTcctgctcaagctcaagatcaacGTGCCGCCGACCCAGCAGTGCTGCCCGCTGCTGGGGAATCTCGTCAACCTCGACCTGGCCGCctgcctctgcgccgccatCAGGCTCAACGTCCTCGGCATCCCCGTGAACCTGCCGCTCGACGTGCCACTCGTGCTCAACTACTGCGGCCGGAACGCCTCGGCCGTGCCGGGCTCCAACTGCTCCTAA
- the LOC120691567 gene encoding cytochrome c oxidase assembly protein COX11, mitochondrial-like isoform X2: MAMRQLARLHQRLPPSLPRRHATRHAWPPAADAAFLCRGLASSSSSSAAAASAAGREKSSRRTLGYLLGVAVAMVGASYAAVPLYRRFCQATGYGGTVQRRESVEEKISRHARDGTTTSREIIVQFNADVADGMPWKFIPTQREVRVKPGESALAFYTAENRSSAPITGVSTYNVAPMKAAIYFNKIQCFCFEEQTLLPGEQIDMPVFFYIDPEFETDPKMEGVNNIVLSYTFFKVNDR; encoded by the exons atGGCGATGCGCCAGCTCGCCAGGCTCCACCAGCGCCTCCCCCCTTCTCTCCCCCGCCGGCACGCCacgcgccacgcgtggccgcccgccgccgacgcggcgtTCCTCTGCCGCGGGCtcgcctcctcgtcgtcgtcctccgcggccgccgcctcggcggcgGGTCGGGAGAAGAGCTCGAGGCGGACGCTGGGGTACCTGCTCGGCGTGGCGGTCGCTATGGTCGGCGCTTCCTACGCGGCTGTCCCGCTATACCGTCGCTTCTGCCAGGCTACCGGCTACGGCGGCACCGTCCAACGACGCGAG AGTGTGGAGGAGAAAATCTCACGACATGCTCGAGATGGAACTACAACGTCACG GGAGATCATTGTCCAATTTAACGCTGATGTTGCTGATGGAATGCCATGGAAGTTCATTCCTACACAGAGAGAG GTTAGGGTTAAACCTGGTGAAAGTGCTCTGGCGTTTTATACTGCTGAAAATCGCAGTTCAGCTCCAATTACTGGTGTGTCCACATACAATGTTGCTCCAATGAAG GCTGCCATTTACTTTAATAAGATACAATGCTTTTGCTTTGAGGAGCAAACACTTCTTCCTGGGGAGCAGATAGACATGCca GTATTCTTCTACATCGATCCTGAGTTTGAGACAGACCCCAAAATGGAGGGGGTGAACAATATAGTTCTTTCCTACACGTTCTTTAAGGTGAACGATAGGTAG
- the LOC120691567 gene encoding cytochrome c oxidase assembly protein COX11, mitochondrial-like isoform X1: MAMRQLARLHQRLPPSLPRRHATRHAWPPAADAAFLCRGLASSSSSSAAAASAAGREKSSRRTLGYLLGVAVAMVGASYAAVPLYRRFCQATGYGGTVQRRESVEEKISRHARDGTTTSRVLKVSPRRPGGPSLPWATTTPCRLGIQAYPARLGAFKTLALRRSLSNLTLMLLMECHGSSFLHRERVKPGESALAFYTAENRSSAPITGVSTYNVAPMKAAIYFNKIQCFCFEEQTLLPGEQIDMPVFFYIDPEFETDPKMEGVNNIVLSYTFFKVNDR; this comes from the exons atGGCGATGCGCCAGCTCGCCAGGCTCCACCAGCGCCTCCCCCCTTCTCTCCCCCGCCGGCACGCCacgcgccacgcgtggccgcccgccgccgacgcggcgtTCCTCTGCCGCGGGCtcgcctcctcgtcgtcgtcctccgcggccgccgcctcggcggcgGGTCGGGAGAAGAGCTCGAGGCGGACGCTGGGGTACCTGCTCGGCGTGGCGGTCGCTATGGTCGGCGCTTCCTACGCGGCTGTCCCGCTATACCGTCGCTTCTGCCAGGCTACCGGCTACGGCGGCACCGTCCAACGACGCGAG AGTGTGGAGGAGAAAATCTCACGACATGCTCGAGATGGAACTACAACGTCACG TGTTCTAAAggtgtcgcctaggcgtccaggcggACCCAGCTTACCTTGGGCAACAACcacgccttgtcgcctaggcatCCAGGCGTACCCAGCTCGCCTTGGCGCCTTTAAAACACTCGCGCTGA GGAGATCATTGTCCAATTTAACGCTGATGTTGCTGATGGAATGCCATGGAAGTTCATTCCTACACAGAGAGAG GGTTAAACCTGGTGAAAGTGCTCTGGCGTTTTATACTGCTGAAAATCGCAGTTCAGCTCCAATTACTGGTGTGTCCACATACAATGTTGCTCCAATGAAG GCTGCCATTTACTTTAATAAGATACAATGCTTTTGCTTTGAGGAGCAAACACTTCTTCCTGGGGAGCAGATAGACATGCca GTATTCTTCTACATCGATCCTGAGTTTGAGACAGACCCCAAAATGGAGGGGGTGAACAATATAGTTCTTTCCTACACGTTCTTTAAGGTGAACGATAGGTAG
- the LOC120687679 gene encoding zinc-finger homeodomain protein 11-like yields the protein MEQQYQERPREVYRECMRNHAAKLGTYASDGCCEYTPDDSQPAAMLCAACGCHRNFHRKAFLDTAAGAFGGGGGLHGAMLTSSPGAPAGYGMHMAMVAAGMGGGGGAHGSPGRRRTRTKFTEEQKERMARFAERLGWRMPKREPGRAPGDDEVGRFCREIGVTRQVFKVWMHNHKAGGGSGSGGAGAGVAAQTSSSTTRGGVGGVGGGGCMSPVMGGDGEDDEEVRGSEMCM from the coding sequence ATGGAGCAGCAGTATCAGGAGCGGCCGCGGGAGGTGTACCGGGAGTGCATGCGCAACCACGCGGCGAAGCTGGGCACCTACGCCTCCGACGGGTGCTGCGAGTACACCCCCGACGACAGCCAGCCCGCTGCGATGCTCTGCGCCGCCTGCGGCTGCCACCGCAACTTCCACCGGAAGGCCTTCCTCGACACGGCCGCCGGggcgttcggcggcggcggcggcctccacgGCGCAATGCTGACCTCCTCCCCCGGCGCGCCGGCTGGCTACGGCATGCACATGGCGATGGTCGCCGCTGGCatgggcgggggcggcggcgcgcacggcTCCCCGGGCAGGCGGCGGACGCGGACCAAGTTCACCGAGGAGCAGAAGGAGCGCATGGCGCGGTTCGCCGAGCGGCTCGGCTGGCGGATGCCCAAGCGGGAGCCCGGCCGCGCGCCTGGGGACGACGAGGTGGGGCGCTTCTGCCGGGAGATCGGGGTCACCAGGCAGGTCTTCAAGGTCTGGATGCACAACCacaaggccggcggcggcagcggcagcgggggcgccggcgccggcgtcgccgctCAGACGTCGTCGTCCACGACgcgtggcggcgtcggcggcgttgGAGGAGGAGGGTGCATGTCTCCGGTgatgggcggcgacggcgaggacgacgaggaggtgaGGGGAAGCGAGATGTGCATGTAG